In Euphorbia lathyris chromosome 2, ddEupLath1.1, whole genome shotgun sequence, the sequence TATACCAGTTTAATACCCTCGTGgaatattatttatttgtttcatatctattgataaaattaattataatttgcaTAATCTACTGATTAATACAATCTTAAATGAGTGTTTTGATCaactttttcttattttaaagATAGAAACCTGTATCAAACCAACTactttcaaatatttaatattttttatttcaatttatgAGTTAATCagtattaattaaataacttCTATATCAATCAATGTATTAACCATGTAGACATCAGTAGTTATTATTAGCTAAGTTTTAGACCTAAATGCAtgttaagaaaagaaaaaaggaaagcaGTCATTTTATTGGACATTTTCTATACAATCATGTTGTTTAGTTTGACAAAGGGATAAGATTCAAGCTTCCCCACAATTATTGGAGGTGGCATATACAACCTCAAACATATAAAAAATGGGATGTTACCTTCATGGTCAACATCCTAACAGAATATATCCCTTTTTCAAGGGATTTTTCATCAGGAACCTGTTGAAACTAAAGACCGACCTTGGTCCATCCATAATTTTTATTGTACTTACTTGAAAAAGTGGTACGCTAAGCAAGCAAATGCACGACAGAACAAAAACTGCACTTTTTTATACATGATGTGTTATATTGCTCGACTCCCTGAAGTATTTCATTCATGACATGAGTCTGACTAGGAATAAAATGAAGTTAAACAATGGGGCAaaatttgtaccttatccctGAAGTATTTCATATCATGTCATGACTCTTACTTGTAATAAAATGAAGTTCTTCAAAAAATCTATGAAGAATGGACATAAAGAAATCAAACATATTTTCCAATTTCATGGATTTCAATCGTAAAGGAAAGTTGAAAACCATGAAGTGGTGGAGAAACTTTGAAATCAACATAGAAAACATTTCACAGCCAGAGTAGCAGTAATTGGATACATTCTGAAATCCAGAACATAGATTCTTACTCtgtcattatttctcaaatggaaaaaatatatatatcctaTCAAAATTTTGATATACAAAGTTATCTccaaaaaataaatagttaaattATTTGATTACATCAAGAAATCCTTACATGGATTTTAGACTAATAAGGCTATTTGTGCAGCCATTATTCATTCATAAGGTGCAATtagaaggaaaaaaaacaatGCTTAATCTTTGATTTTCTTTTCCTGCAAAATTGCTTCAATATTTCATCAACATAGATATTATAGTTACTCACCTGAACAAAGCCAAATCCTTTGCAATGTCCAGTTTCATCAAGGGGCAATTGCACCAACTCCACAGAACCAAATGGTTCAAAAACCTGAAAAGTCAGCGATTTGTAAGATTGCACCAATTGTTAATAATAACTATGTCACGCAATTATGATAATTAGCAGATATTAAACAGAATAATAACAGATTCAGAGTGATGCTCAGATCAAGAATAACTCCATTATATTTCTAGTCAATGTCATAAAATTCAAAGTGAAATTCATGATATTACAAGAATGACAAAAAAATTCCTTACCTGACGAAGTTGATCTTCTGTAATGTTGAAGTGCAGGTTCCCAACATACAGCCTTCGAGCTCCACCTGAATATGGACCAGATCCAGTATTCACAGTTGTTGTAGACTGGACAAGATTTTTTTCTGCTTCAGAGGGCTTCACCATTACCGGTTGACCAAGAAGGGGCTGCCCAGAGAGTGCTATGGCCATAGGAACTGCCATAGCATCATAGAACTCAATATACCTAAAAGTAGCATAACAGACAGAAAAACCCATCACTAATTTTAGAAGGAGTAACATACATTGAGTTCCCTATGATTCTTTATTGTAAGTACTTTTCCTAGTTGCAATTGAGCGTACAAACAAAAGAAGCATTTGCACTCATGCATCGTTACTCTTTACAATCCATGTGATTAAGGAGCCAATGTagatgaaaaataagaaattttttCCAAATTTAACACATTAACAGTTGAGACTTAATTTTCTTTGCCTTGTTAAATTTCATTTACTCCCCCGGAAACAGTAAAAACATACCCAACTCCCTTTGAACGCCTTGAATTGCGATCCATAATGAGGCGTACGTCTCGCACCTGAAAAGTAGTCGCACAGTTATTGGTAGTGTAGAAGTAACAGACCAACTATGAAACCAAACAAAAATTTTACAAGGCATTCAAAATTTCAAGTGCAGAAAGGCGAAAGCACAATAAGATATCATTGAATTGATACGATAGCGCTTCTcccaaaacaaaaagaagatACTAGATTTAATGATAACTCATAGGAAATATCACCCCTCTTGTATATGCTGGAAAACATTCTCTATTTATAGCATTAAGATCTCTTATAGAGCAGATtacatagcaaaaatattgtaccCAAATTGTGATATGATTATAAATCATATAACAAATACATGTAAAAAATCAGGattatagaaattaaaaaaCAATCACGAAAAAATGGCAGCTTTTAGAATAGAACCAACCTTGCCAGCCCTTGAGAAAAATTCATAGACATCTCTCTCATCTGCTTTCAAACAAATCTGTAGTAATTGTTAACAGAAGACGTAATCACAACAACACAAATAGAAACCAAAGActgaaattaaaattttagatcAAACAGCTCTATAATTACCTGATATGCAAATACAGTCCTCTGGTCCCTCTCAGGATCAGCTTCTGGCTCTGgaacttcttcctttttttctttatatCTTCTGCAAGACAATGAACACGAAAATCAATAGTGAGAACAGGGCAACTAGCAGCAGAACTGGAAACCAATTTTCAGTGGCAAGACATTCATAGAGTAATTGCAGCATAAAAAGatcaatttttaattattttttcaatagAAAAAAAGGTTTCTCCTCATAAAAAATTTTAGGACAAAAGAATAATCCCAAATCGCGTTAAATATTCCTCAACATGAGTTAAAACTCCAAATCCTTGTAAAAGTCCTGCAGAGAACTACACAAAGTTAAATTAAAGTACAGGAGGATGCATATGCTGAAATtcagagaatatatatatatataactaaaaCCAACATGTAGAATATGTTGGAACTGAGAAATCGAAAAATTGAGTCCGGGTAGTTCTCAAGTACAGTATTCAAGTTCAAGTAATGAATAATAAACTTGTAccttctataaaaaaataatcttAAATGGAAACAGCATCATCAAGTTGTATCGATGGCAATACCAAAGTAGTACCTATTTGCAATAGTTTAGAACCTGTTAACAGCTTATATTCCAATTAAAGAATTATATccccaaaaagaaaatgaaaataaggCCATTACCATAAAGAGGCATTCAACTAATTTCACTGACAACACTCCATCACCAACAAGAAATTTACAGAGAAAACAAAATGCATACAGATGAAAATGAGAAGGCATTTGGCAAAATGTCCATAATGAGAAAACCTTGGAGGGTCAGGAGGAGGTCAGCAACAATTAGAAAATGAACTTGCACCAAGATGTGCCAACTAAATTAAGGTTGGGATTAGACAGAAGACTGCTGGCTAGACTAGCAGAAATATTTGATATGGATTGACAAAGCGGGTACTGTTGGTTGACATGTAATATTTCACACAAATCATTTCAGTGGAAGTAACCATCAAAAATGACTTGAGAACACAAGCGCAAAATGTCAGACTCCATAATGACAAGGAAAGAATAGTTTGTAACCTAATCCTCAAGCACAATTTTCATCtaaaacctaaataattaaGACATGCAATCATGTAATATTATCTGTCCTGCAAAACAGGAGAAAATACAGAGGTAATCTTAGCCAACTGAAACATGATTATCCCACAAGCATCAGAAGATGAAGAGTTTCTCTTAAGCAAAGCCCACCACTCTCACCAGCATTTCTGCAacagaataaatataattaactaaGATCAAAGGTGGAGGATAATTGAAATCATAGCATGACATCACCACCCTGTCCAAAACCTCAAACACTGAAACCCAATCTTGCAGTGCAACCTTCTAATGATTCCACAAAGTCTACGATGAAACATTTAAAAACCCATGATCTGAGTTCCACTGCCTGGCCCAATTGCCAGAAAGACCATCTGAAGGTTGCTCTAGCATATCTGCGATTCCCAGAATCTAATGTTCAATATTCAGAATTTTCAAGAGAGCGAATAGCACAATTAACTAGGAAACTCAAGAGCTACTAGAGAGACATTgacatttattttattaatatagaaCCTATTAGAGTTGGAAAATCAAACTCGAGGATAAGAAGTGGGCAAAAGAAAATTCCATGACAAGAGCAAGTTGAATTCTATATATAGTGTTTTCCGTGCAACAAGGGGCCAACAGCACGTGACATGAAAACAACAGATAACAAATAACAATggaaaataagaaaagaaaacaatagaatTAGGGAGTGAGCAGAACCATGCAATGCTCATTTACCAGATCAAAATGCATATGCAAGTATGTATGGAACAACGACGCGTGCATCAGACTCATTAACAAGTCAGGACTCAATAAAACACCAAATGAATGTTGAAATCAGCCCATAATTCCAAAGACTGAAATTCAGTACCATCGAGTCAAAAACTCACAAGGTTAAACAATAACCAGCTTATCAGCATTTCCTATGTTAAAGCTGAAGAGCCTACAGACGCACATCCATCACATAGATTACTAAAGATCCAAAAAGATTATATGCTAGTTTCAAATGGATCATCATAAGTTTAGCAGCTCTGCACAAACATATCCATCATGTACAGCCTTAACACTGGTTGAAACTTACAGTACAGAAATAAACATGCCTGTAAACAAATCTACCGCCATCTCTACTCTCTTACAACAAATACCGATGATTGAAGAAAATAGCGCAGTAACATGCAGAAACAGAGGGAGACTTCATCAAGGAGTCTATCAAATAACTTGAACCATGAATAAAGCAAATGCAACCTATTTCCAAACAAAATGGCCAAGAAATAGAAGTGAATGGTCCAATATTCAAGATTCACTCTTTGTTTGGATGGGGTACAAGGGTCATTAAAAGGGAGGGAAGGGGAAGGTTTTGATGGGTAAGTGTTTAATCCTCCTTAGcactccaatttggagtgttaAGATTTAGAACAAAATTTAACCTTTCATAAAATCTTATTAATCCATACCTATCCAAATCCATCTTCCCAAACATAGGGTTACCACTAACTCTTAATTTATTAACACTCTCAAACTTCCTCCCAAACGAAGTGTCAAGGAAGAAAGTCAATGATCATGCAATCATTCTCAATAattgagaatggtttaagaattgAACAacgagaatggtttaagaattgaaaaaaattgtCCCATCTATGGAAGATTTGCCCATTCGAGAGATAGAAAGAGAGAGCAAAAACTCCAGCCAAATTCTAATCGAATTTCCTAGTCCATATGCAAGTGAGTTGATGGGGTAGAGAGCAGAGAGGGGAGGGACAGACAGCAGCAAATATTGGAAGGAGACCATAATCTGAGAGTAATAATAgggaataaaagaaaagcaactgACAGATAAGCTGAACTTCAGAGAGTCGATCACATAGATTAGTTATCCAACTACTAAAAAGCCCAATTGCTTTGACCCCAACTTCGTTCAAAAATTGTCATGTTAATATGATTAAACAACAGAATATGCACAGTAACAAGTGTGGTATCAATTTGTTCTCTGCTATCAGTGATAATAAAGTTTGTAGATACTAAAGCTTGCAGCAACCATTCAAACAAAGCATATTATGCATTCAGCAAATACAACTACAATATTGCTTTAAGGAGCCCAATAAgcatcaaaagaattttaatttTGGCATTCATGGCAACCATAATGCATTCTGCAGTCCAGTAAACAAAATACAAATCGGTTCAGAAAAAAATACCTGCTTTCTCTATCCTGTTCCCTTGATtccctctctctttctctttctttaagCTCCCTGTCACGGCTCTTCTCTCTGTCCCGGCTCTTCTCTCTGTCTCCGCTCTTCTCTCTATCCCGGctcttctctctctcccttTCTTCCAATTCACTTCGATGCCTTTCTGAGTGACTCCTGCTGCGACGTGACCGCTCTTTTTCTCTCTCCCTGTCCCTTTCAGTATCACGATCACGTTCCTTCTTATCTCGATCACGTTCTCGTTCTCTTTCCCTGTCTCTATCCCTCTCATTTCTCTCCTCTTTATCTTTATCCCTgtctctctctctatctttaCCTCTATCCTTATCTCTATGTTCCCTGCTGCTCCGATGCCGGTCCCTTTCTCCTTCCCTGGATCGTGATCGATGGCGAGATGAGCCCCGCTCTCTACGCCGGTCATGATCACGAGATTCATCACCAGATTTTGAGCGCTTGGAGCGATGATTATCATCCCCATCATCCTTCTCACTGCTCTTATGCTTTGAACTCCGACTTCCATCCCCAGTTTTTATGGCATCGTCACTACCATTGGAAGTTTCCTTTCCCTTGTGAGGTTCAGGATTTTCAACTGTTTTCTCCAAGTAATCATACTCATCAAAATCCATGTTCACTTATGTCCAATTGGATAAGAACAGTAAATTTAGTTTCAGCTGCATAACAAATGATTAGCTACAGAGCAGTACATGAAAATCTGAGAGCTTTCTTGCATTTGAGTAAAAATAAGTGCCAAGCTTTATAAATCACTATAACAATAATGAATACTATATTAGCTCTAGAGTTCTAATCCTTACAGGGAAGCCAATTATCTAGGCCATAAGGGATAAAAGAATTATAATCTTGAGATGACTACTCAGCTATATGCAGCTTATGAAAAGAATGCAGTCAAAAATATGAACATAGTtcataaggaaaaaaaaaatatagcaacatcataatttaacaaaaatttaaaaacaataaGCTGTTTGTTTTCCTTTGCTTCActatctcagcagcatcaaCAAGCACTCACTAGCTTAAAGATTACAGGTAGGTTTAAATGCTATAAATAATTCTATTTTCCTAGCCAAAACAGGTAAATATATTGGAGAACAGTTATATAACTTGAGAGCAACGAGCAGTGAAAAGAACAGTTGAAGAACATCGTTGACAAGGAACACAAGATAATTAAAACATATAGCAACACAAGATAATTAAAAGAACAGTTGAAGAACGTCGTTGACAAGGAATCTGGAcaaatgaagtagaaaaataAAACGAAACTAAAAACTTGAATTAGTGGCTGTCACTCCACAAGAGATTCTCTAACTGAAAGCAAACAGACTTTaaattgtgataaaaaaaaaaacaaaaacaagtgCATGAATCAAAATTGAGAAATTTGAAAGGCGCTATTTGGACAAGGAGATTGATATTATGAGATGGCTATATAAATTAACTTCAATCGTTAGGTTTTCCATGggtcacaaagaacaaaaggaaaagaaatcgcACGAAGGTATCAGAAGGCATAAGGAAGCAAAGAGTACAGATTCTGCTTTATTTGAAGATTAGGTAatctgaatagaaggagaacaGTTGAATAGCAGTAGCAACAATCTGTAATACAAGAGAGAGCTTACCGGCTATCGATGCACGCGCTGCCGCCTACGTGCGATAGGGGCTTGTCGAGGCTCACCGGAGCCGGATAGTTGAGGTCGGTGATATGACCCAACAAGAGCTTTGACtgctttctccttgatcttttTCGTGTTGTTGCTGCGGTTAAGAAGGAATGAACGTTTTAGAAATAGGTTTTATACTCCGATCTAATGGGTAAAATTGAAAACCTAAAATCTACGGCTGTGattccttttattttatttcgtgTATTGTTTGAGTGAGAGAGAAGAATAAATTCTAGAGATAAGGTGgggaaaaaaaaatacttctaacATTTACAGTCAGGAGCTCGGTCATAAATCTTATTATCTATATACTTCACAtgtacgtcattttatcacttattagtaaCACATAACAAACATACGATTaaacgtgaaaaaaattaaaaaataaataaaaagatatactgtcttttgtacgaattggaccaAGAAATTCATATATTTCAcgaaatttataaatattaatcttcaattctattattaaattataaaaaatatgaaatctttttttagaatcaaccaatatgtaattggtgcaaaaaataaggaacaaatatatgtgttttataataatgtctgaaattgacccaatttgccaactttatgagtaaaattgctctttgccgccaatattaaaggtaaaattacaccattttagacattacgggtaaaattgctcctggttaTAAATGTTACGGGTATTTTTTACATCTTGCTCCTGGTTATAAATATTACgggtatttttacatcttaacCATGAATTCTAGATCCTCAGTTCCAATGAATAGTGGAAAATTCGACTAAATAtcagaaaataaaaatagtatCTTTATTTTACAAATGTTAAACacataaattatgtataaaatattataaaattaacataaaaaaatttaaaatgctacttttcagCATTTTctaaaatatcaaatattataTAAGAGTTTACCAAGCAAATCAATCTCATATCCATAGtagaatttcatttttatacATACTCTCCACAAACATAATGTAAAAACATCATTTTTAACTTTGATTTCTATATTCCAACTTTAATATTTATACTCCCACAACAATATGGAATCTTCAACTTAATTCGACTTCAAAATACAGAGATTCaagttatttaaaataataataaaaaaaataaaaaacagaaaGACGAAGAAATTAAAGGAAATCTCAATTCTCATACATCACAAAGGTACCTTGACTGAAGAAAATGAATTCAGAAACTACAACATTATTGaaattctaatttaaaaaaaatgcacaTTCACAAACTTCTCATAAGCAATCAAAGATAACCTATAAATTGatcacacacaaaaaaaaaaatgaaattcgaTTCCAACTAACGGAACGACAACCACCAATCAATAATGATATGAcagttaattttattttcaccTAAAGGCAATAAACAATATACTAATGAAGTGTCCTCTCTACATTACATGTTTAGAAAAACACCATTCAACAATACTGTAACATGAAACAAGTAAACAATACATAACAACCTATATTTCATAAGATcccatctaaaaattgaatgaACATCCTACATATTTTCGAACATTAATAACAAGAttacttcaatttttaaatgagttCTTACTGTTGAAATCCAATTTTGATTAAGTTTTGATTATGACCAAAATAACGTTAGAGAAATAAGGTCCCTCTATAGATtaaaattcataattaattaagtttttttatgtaataaCAACTTTGTTAAGTgtgaaataattatttaaagtaaTAGGTTGCCTTTGTCTTGGAAGCAAAAGTCCCTCACGAATTAAAAGGTCTAGATAGAAACAAGGCCCAAGTTCAAAACCAGAGGCAAGGCCCAAGTCCACATTCAGAAAAGACAATTACATTGTCTTCCCCAAGTTTTCCGTTTATGGTTCTTCGGGGAAGACAATCATCTCTGCAAACAACTCATCTCTCTCTACATACCCAAAAATGGAAACGCTCTGTAAAatcagaaacaaaaaaaaagatcatTTGATAAAACTTCTCAACGGTCCTCTAAGTCAAAATGGTTAGTTTCCCAAATTAGCAATTATGCAGCCAAACCAGAAACCAAAAGAATAGTTGAAGATAAAAGTTTTTCAACCGGCATCCTCTTGGTCAAAATGGCTAGTTTGAAGAATTGTCTATTTAAGCAAAGCTCAAGAACAAATTCAAAAAGAGAATTCAAGTGCAAAAAGATATATACGAGATGTACTGTGAAAAGTGCATAGCAAATCAAATTGCTAAAcacaatcaaatttcatatATGTGTAATCGTTTGGGATAGAGACTAGTTCAATTCATTTTCTATCTGAAAATATGTAATATTCCTATCGTTCTGATAACATCCAAATATTATCTAGGGGCAAATTCATGAagattgtcacgtccgtgtctaaatttctagaatttatatcttgatagtaatatatattataattattgggtgtgtgaagtcAATTTGgtactataggaaaagtttagagttaatttgagggttttatgtgtaaattaaaagttaggataacttttaaaagattatataaagatggaggatcaaactggaTGTTTGCCAgatttgggatatatatcccaaacCTTCTCGTACAATCCACCACCaccatcattttttttctttttctttttcttcttctttctgcttcttctgcaaattcatcgttcttcgaccgtttctccaccgtttctttgatttacggagattcgaccgtccgaatcactcgacatttaaaacatagcatccttatgtatagatctaagtctaaatcgaagagtttttgagtttcgacagtgtttggagggaaacttcttagacagaatttagatgAGAATtgatcgggtgtattttcttcaattagtgaccaaggtaagtaactgtcacacccgaccctagatgacctcaatcggcatcgagcgtgaaatagaaagatcataatcaatacttagaagtctccaattaatccaaatatcattatctTACAAtcgaaataccaaagttctaaccataattctaacaataagcagccaacttccaaacctcgtcTAATCGgttggtaaccttctctatatcttgtattttctcacctaaaaacattaaaacatttaaaaacgtgagacaaaaatctcagtaagaaactatcagctataaaaaccaactttacttaacatagctacatatatacgtttataaagggatttaatcaaaaccttataaaatatactcaaaacttaagtttataatataatcatcaaaccttataaaatatactcaacacttaagttcataatatagtcaaagtagtaaaccaaaaacatataaaatatataatattgtatcaatcctcgaattccacccgtatagatcataacatcaatcataacaatatcgagatatctcatttatatctcgttctttgcctaacagttaggactaccagccgtgcactctggccatatcgccattagatatggtcttacaaatacaactcctaccccgggcaatcctagatggacaaaaccatttaatttacgaaatatcacaactcataaaaatcatatttggactttaatcaaaaataataacaacaatcaccgcaacagatttctcaatccaaaaacaattcgtaagaaatcatcaaattcattttattcaatatagatatacattgaaaccaaaaacatatatgtatatatgtaatcaaccaaattgaaccttaaatcaatataatcaagtaaaatctgaaaattcacatagaagcatagtcaatatcttcatttgaaccataatttcacaataaaaagcaaaatcgtgaaaaatctcaattttacaaaattcctgcataaccttaaaatatcactgTCTGAAAATTctgtgattatatatatatctatatacataaaactcaaaatatagttgatagttacttaccttggtcactaattgaagaaaatacacccgatcaattctcctctaaattctgtctaagaagtttccctccaaacactgccgaaactcaaaaactcttcggtttggacttagatctatacataaggatgctatgttttaaatgtcgagtgattcggacggtcgaatctccgtaaatcaaagaaacggtggagaaacggttgaA encodes:
- the LOC136218546 gene encoding uncharacterized protein gives rise to the protein MDFDEYDYLEKTVENPEPHKGKETSNGSDDAIKTGDGSRSSKHKSSEKDDGDDNHRSKRSKSGDESRDHDRRRERGSSRHRSRSREGERDRHRSSREHRDKDRGKDRERDRDKDKEERNERDRDRERERERDRDKKERDRDTERDREREKERSRRSRSHSERHRSELEEREREKSRDREKSGDREKSRDREKSRDRELKERERERESREQDRESRRYKEKKEEVPEPEADPERDQRTVFAYQICLKADERDVYEFFSRAGKVRDVRLIMDRNSRRSKGVGYIEFYDAMAVPMAIALSGQPLLGQPVMVKPSEAEKNLVQSTTTVNTGSGPYSGGARRLYVGNLHFNITEDQLRQVFEPFGSVELVQLPLDETGHCKGFGFVQFARLEDARNALNLNGQVEIAGRPIKVSTVTDQAGMQDGGTNAGDFDDDEGGGLSLNARSRAILMQKLDRSGTASSIAGTLGTPAASGGLAVSVAPVVGAAPIISPVVAPLMSGALPAIPGAQIPPVPTLDTIGVPSECLLLKNMFDPKIETEPDFDLDIKEDVQEECSKFGSLRHIYVDKNSSGFVYLRFETTQASMNAQRALHGRWFAGKMITATFMVPQVYEAKFPDSR